In Arvicola amphibius chromosome 1, mArvAmp1.2, whole genome shotgun sequence, one DNA window encodes the following:
- the LOC119824239 gene encoding olfactory receptor 10W1-like, protein MAWENHSVLMEFVFLAYPKVPELRTLCFIGISLAYALIISGNILIVVSIQTESRLHTPMYYFLGSLSGIELCYTAVVVPHMLVNTLQSEKTITLLSCATQMVFLIGLGSADCFLLAVMAYDRYVAICLPLQHPLIMTVTICIRLVVACVVIGLFLSLQLVVFIFCLPFCQDREIEHFFCDAPPVMRLVCAKSHIHELSVLVAATLAIALPFFFIATTYALIVTAVLKLHSAAGRRRAFNTCSSHLTVVLLQYGCCAFMYLRPNSSYHPKQDQFISLVYILGTPFLNPLIYTLRNSEMKGAIGKILTRNYLSQKLI, encoded by the coding sequence ATGGCCTGGGAGAACCACTCAGTACTGATGGAGTTTGTGTTCCTGGCTTATCCCAAAGTCCCAGAATTACGTACCCTCTGCTTCATTGGAATCAGCCTGGCTTATGCATTAATCATCTCCGGGAATATCCTCATTGTGGTCTCCATCCAGACAGAATCCCGCCTACATACACCCATGTACTATTTCCTGGGTAGCCTCTCGGGGATAGAACTATGCTACACTGCAGTGGTGGTACCACACATGCTGGTCAACACCTTACAGTCAGAGAAGACCATCACTCTGCTGAGCTGTGCCACTCAGATGGTTTTTCTCATTGGACTTGGCAGTGCCGACTGCTTCCTCTTGGCTGTCATGGCTTACGACAGATATGTTGCCATCTGTCTCCCCTTACAGCATCCTCTCATCATGACTGTAACTATTTGCATCCGCTTGGTTGTGGCTTGTGTGGTCATTGGCTTGTTCCTGTCCTTACAGCTTGTGGTCTTCATCTTCTGTCTTCCATTCTGTCAGGACAGGGAAATAGAGCACTTCTTTTGTGATGCCCCACCAGTGATGCGTCTTGTCTGTGCCAAGAGTCATATCCATGAGCTCTCTGTGCTAGTGGCAGCCACACTAGCCAttgctttgcctttcttttttattgctaccACCTATGCCTTGATAGTGACTGCTGTACTCAAACTCCACTCAGCAGCTGGTCGGCGCAGAGCCTTCAACACCTGCTCCTCTCACCTCACTGTGGTGCTGCTGCAGTATGGCTGCTGTGCCTTCATGTACCTGCGCCCCAACTCCAGCTACCACCCCAAGCAAGATCAATTCATCTCTCTCGTGTACATCCTGGGAACCCCATTCCTCAATCCCCTCATCTACACTCTGAGGAACAGTGAGATGAAAGGGGCCATAGGGAAAATTCTTACCAGGAATTATCTTTCCCAAAAACTGATATGA